Proteins co-encoded in one Amia ocellicauda isolate fAmiCal2 chromosome 11, fAmiCal2.hap1, whole genome shotgun sequence genomic window:
- the LOC136762798 gene encoding histamine H2 receptor, which translates to MNSSQNYSSLGFPPPHSVLFTTLLSVVLALVIMLTVCGNVLVCLAVGVSRRLRCVTNCFIVSLAVTDLLLGLLVLPFSAVPELLGHWPFGPEFCNIYISLDVMLCTASILNLFCISLDRYFAVTAPLRYSMLVTSGRAALAMSLIWAVSLMVSFLPIHLGWNTRNLTVQNWGPYACEGKCIFQLNLGYVLVDAFGTFYLPLAVMCATYYRIFRIAREQAKRINTSPCCSAPTASTAASTPALREHKATVTLAAVLGAFIVCWFPYFTHFTYKGLRGEQLDTGTAYTVVLWLGYANSALNPILYAALNRDFRLAYSRLLRCRHVGPAPACSHPPSQGKPLWGSLQTHSPGCKDGLPEERGLILGEMNGKRKTSPYSSESLP; encoded by the coding sequence ATGAACAGCAGCCAGAACTACAGCAGCCTGGGgttcccccccccacacagtgTGCTGTTCACCACGCTGCTGTCCGTGGTGCTGGCCCTGGTCATCATGCTGACGGTCTGTGGCAATGTGCTAGTGTGTCTGGCAGTGGGCGTGAGCCGCCGGCTGCGCTGTGTCACCAACTGCTTCATTGTGTCGTTGGCGGTGACCGACCtgctgctggggctgctggtGCTGCCGTTCTCGGCCGTGCCGGAGCTGCTCGGGCACTGGCCTTTTGGACCCGAATTCTGCAACATCTACATCAGCCTGGATGTCATGCTGTGCACTGCCTCCATCCTCAACCTGTTCTGCATCAGCCTGGACCGCTACTTTGCCGTAACAGCTCCGCTGCGATATTCCATGCTGGTGACGTCAGGGCGTGCAGCACTGGCCATGAGCCTGATCTGGGCTGTGTCACTCATGGTATCTTTCCTGCCCATCCATCTGGGCTGGAACACACGCAACCTGACTGTACAGAACTGGGGCCCCTATGCCTGCGAGGGCAAGTGCATCTTCCAGCTGAACCTGGGCTACGTGCTGGTCGATGCCTTCGGCACCTTCTACCTGCCGCTGGCTGTGATGTGTGCGACGTACTACCGCATTTTCAGGATTGCACGGGAGCAGGCCAAGCGCATCAACACCTCGCCCTGCTGCTCTGCCCCAACCGCCAGCACCGCTGCAAGCACCCCCGCTCTGCGCGAGCACAAGGCGACCGTCACGCTGGCAGCCGTGCTGGGGGCCTTCATTGTCTGCTGGTTCCCCTATTTCACACACTTTACATACAAGGGGCTGCGGGGGGAGCAGCTGGACACCGGGACAGCCTACACTGTGGTGCTATGGCTGGGCTACGCCAACTCTGCTCTCAACCCCATCCTGTACGCTGCCCTGAACCGGGACTTTCGCCTGGCCTACAGCAGGCTTCTGCGCTGCAGACATGTGGGCCCAGCCCCTGCCTGCTCTCATCCCCCCAGCCAGGGAAAACCTCTCTGGGGCAGCTTGCAAACCCACAGCCCAGGCTGCAAGGACGGCCTGCCAGAGGAAAGGGGCCTCATACTAGGAGAGATGAATGGCAAAAGGAAGACCAGCCCATACAG